The sequence ATAGGAAGTCAGAAAAATTCTGGGTCTAATTTTAAATTAGTGACATTAGTGAGATTTTAGTAAGTTTTATTTTTATTTATGAGAAATTGGCTAGTCAATTTAATAGTGTGTTTTAAATTTGATTTATTTAATTATGTTTGGAAAAATTAAAAATTTTTATCTTCTTTTGGACAAGATGATATAATTTGTATATTAATTACTTGATTAAATCAAGTCTACTTTCTAAGTTTTAATGTTTAATGGAGGTGAAAATGAGTTTAGGGCCGTGGCAGTTATTTCTAGTTTTGATAATAATACTTGTTTTGTTTGGTGCAGGCAGGTTACCTCAAGTTATGAGTGATTTGGGAAAGGGTATAAGAAATCTCAAACAAGAACTTAAGGATTCAGAAAAATTATCATCTAATGAACCTGATCGTTAATGTGTATTTGTTTAGCTTTGCGGTACACGTTTTGCGTATCGCTTGGCTTTTTTTAAGATAGAAAAGAGAGAAATTAATAAAGAATATTGAAATATTTCGATAATTGTGCTAATAAGGGGGGGATTGTTTATTGGGAGAGTGATGCAAGAAAGTGAGAAGTTGACTTCTGACCTTTTGAAGGAGATCGCACATACTGAGAGTTACGGTGATGAGAAGATAACGTTATTTGATATAAAAGCAGCTTTGCATGAGCGTGGTTTTGGTATTTTAATAATTATTTTTTCTTTACCGTTGTCAGTACCTATACCTGTTCCGCCAGGTTATACAACTATATTTTCTATACCTCTGATCTTGCTTTCATTGCAATTTCTTCTTGGGTTTAATTCTCCTTGGATGCCTTGTTGGTTAGAAAAAAGATCTTTTCAACGTTCAACGTTGGCTTTTGTTGTAGAAAAAACTTTTTCTTCTTTTAAAAGGATAGAAAGTTTTATGAAACCAAGGATGTTTTTTATTTTCTGTAGGTTAGGTGAAAAAATTTTAGCATTTATAATGTTACTTTGTGCATTATCGATAGCAATTCCCTTACCATTAACTAATTTTATTCCGGCTATAGGTACGATTCTTATTTCACTTGGCATTGTGAATAGGGATGGATTCCTTTCTATACTAGGGGTTTTGATATCTTTATGCGGGTTATTACTTACTGTTATTGTAATTGTCAAGGGACCACAACTTTTGTTTGGAGCGTTTTCTTTTTTAAAAAGTTTTATATATGGTTAAGCTCTATAATACTTTAACAAAAAAAAAGAGTTTTTTATACCGTTTGATAAAAATCATGTAAGAATGTATGTTTGCGGACCAACGGTATACGATATGGTGCATATGGGTAATGCACGTTCTGTTGTTATTTATGATGTATTATTTCGGTTACTTAGATTTTGTTATAGTAATGTTACTTATGTGCGTAATATAACTGATATTGATGATAAGATAATTAATGTAGCGAATGAGAGGAATATTAGCGTAGAGAGTATTAGTGCTTTTTATACTAAAATCTTTCATGAAGATATGAAAAGTATAAATTGTATAGAGCCAACTTATGAACCAAAGGCGACTGAAAATATAAATTATATTATTGAGTTAATTGGATATTTGTTACAATCTGGTCATGCTTATGAATCTAATAAACATATATATTTTAGTATAGAATCTTATTCTGAATATGGTATATTATCTGGAAAAAAAGTTAGTGAATTGGATTATGGTAAAAGAGTTAAAATCGATGAAAATAAAAGACATCCAGGGGATTTTATATTATGGAAGCCTGCAAATGATATTGATTATAAACTTTTAAGTTATTGGGATAGCCCATGGGGAAAAGGAAGACCAGGATGGCATATAGAATGTTCAGCGATGTCATATGCTTATCTTGGTCAGGAATTTGATATTCATGGTGGTGGCGTAGATTTGCAATTTCCACATCATGAGAATGAAATTGCACAAAGTAGATCTGCATTCGTTGGATCAATGTTTGCAAAATATTGGGTACATAATGGTTTTCTTATGATGAATAAAGAAAAAATGAGTAAATCTTTATTAAATGTAGTTAGAGTAAGAGATTTACTTCATGGTGGAATTAAAGGTGAAGTGATACGTTATGCATTGCTCAAAACTCATTACAGAAAACCACTTGATTGGACTAGGAGTATTATCTCTGAATCGCGAGAAACTTTAAATAAGTTTTATCGATTATTACGTGATGTTGATACAGTGAATATTGAAAGAAGCGATGTGGAAGTTTTAAAAGATTTTATAGATGCTTTGAAAAACGATTTAAATATTCCTGAAGCTTCAATTGTGTTACATGAAATGGTAACAAAAATTAATGGGACAGGTAATAAAAATGATAAACTTAAGTTAATTAAGAGTTTTATTAAGAGTGCGAGACTTATTGGTTTTTTAGAATCGAATTATCAAGATTGGTTTATTTCTAATATAAGTTATCAAAAAATAGAAAATTTAATAAATTTAAGAAGAATAGCAAGACAAAATAAAGATTATGATATTGCTGATAAAATAAGAGAACAGTTAAAACGAATGGGAATTTCTATTTCTGATAGTAAAGATGATACGACAATTTGTTAATTTATATATGGAAAATTATTTTTTATTATTTACGGATAGTTTGATGTCATCGCTTATTTTACCTGTGTATCAGGGTTTTGTGTTTCGTACTATGTTGTATTTTAGGCTGTATTATAATCCATTGCTTATATTATTTTTTGGAATATTTGGATCAAGTCTTGGTGGGGTAATAAATTGGTATTTAGGTAAAATGACGATTTTTGTTAGAAAATTATTTCATAAAATGAGTAACGAATATAAAACACCTAAAATTGTTACAAATTTATTAATTTGTGCAGTTGTATTGTTTTTTTCATGGGTACCAGTGTTTGGAAGTGTAATTCAAATACTATCAGGTTATTTTAGATCAAATTTTAGAGTTTTCGCTTTGCTAACTATTTTATCTAATTTTTTTCATTTATTGTATCTTATTATTACTATTTGTTAAGAGATTTGTTTTTAACGAATTTTATTAAAATTTTTGTCTAGAGATGCTTCAATGTGATTGATTTGTAATTGATTAATATTTTGAGAATTTTCTTTTGATTTACATTTTACAATATTTTGTATGATATAATTATCAGCTTGTGAAAGTTATTCGAGTTTTAATTTTTGCAATAAAATTAAAGGTTATACAGATGTTTTATTATGGTATTTAAAAATATTTAAATAATGTGGTAAAATTTTAATTAGATTCCTTAATTTTTGTGTTTTATTTTATAAGTTTGTAGTTGTTTATATTTTTGTAGTTTTATATTAAAAATACATTTAAACAAATATCATAAGTGTAAAATTTTACTTATTAATTGTTATGAATATATTAAGGTTGTATCGAAATTGAAAATTTTGAAAATTATTAATTTTTAAAAAATTTATGCTTTATAGTTTTATATATCATGATATTTAAAGGATTTAGTAGAGAATTTAATAAAAATATGTGTAGAAGGAGAGAAGTGGATGCAAATGCTTTATAAAATTATAAAAATATAGTTTTGAAGGATCAGTGTTAAAATATTTATTGTATTTGTAGTAAAGAAGAAGTCTGAAGAAAGTTTTATTAAATATGAAGATTGTAAGGTTATGTGAAAATTTTAGGATATAGAATTTAGTTTTGTATTAGGATAAAATGTTGTTAGGTTTTAATATAAAAATTAAGTAATTTTTTAATATTTTGTGCTGTTATATTATGATAACTTTGCGTTACATTTCTGATATTGATTTTATTTAAATTTTATTTTTAAAAGAAGAGTCAAATTATAAATAGGTTTTGGATTGTTAAGAATAAATAAATTCCTTTATCTAGGAACAAAGTTTTGTTATCCTCGCATTTTATAGCAATATAGAATTGATGGGTATAAATAAAAGTAAATTTTTGTTTCTTCCACTAGGAGGGGTAGGTAGGATTGGGATGAACGTAAGTCTGTATCATTATCAAGGTAAGTGGATTATGGTTGATCTTGGTATTGGTTTTGCAGATGAAACTATGCCGGGTATTGAGTTATTAGTTGTAGATGTAAATTTTATTTCTCAAAGGAAAAAGGATTTACTTGGTATAATAATCACACATGCACATGAAGATCATTGTGGCGCAATACCTTATTTATGGGAAGAATTGCGGTGTCCAGTATATACAACAAAATTTACAGTTAATTTTCTTAAAGAGAAATTAAAGGAGTTTCAACTAGAAAGTATAGTACCAGTAAAAGAAGTGGATATAAATGGTAAAATAAATTTAGACCCTTTTATTATTGAGTTTATAAATGTAACTCATTCAATTCCTGAAGCGCATTCAATATTAATTAGTACCGATGTAGGTAGCGTTCTTCATACTGGTGACTGGAAATTTGATCCAAAACCTGTTGTTGGTTTAGTTTCTAATATAAATCGTTTAAAAGAAGCCGGAGATAAAGGTAATTTGCTTGCAGCAATTTGTGATTCAACTAATATATTGAGTAAGCATAATCCTGAGTCAGAAGGTGAAATTTATAATAATATTTATAATATAATAAGGAAATCCAAAAAATTGGTTGCTGTGTCACTTTTTGCTTCAAATGTAGCACGAATTGAAACAATAAGACGAATTGCAAAGGCACTTGATAGAAAAGTAGTTTTGCTCGGAAAATCTTTATGGAGAATAGTAAAGGTTGCACAAGACAGTGGATATTTAATTAATTCTATTGAATTTTGCAAAGCAAGAGATATAAAAAATTTTCCAAGAGACAGATTGTTATTAATTTGTACAGGTTGTCAAGGAGAACCAATGGCTGCAACTTCAAAATTAGCAAATAATAATCATTGTATATTTAGAATGCAGCGAGGTGATACATTAATTTTTTCATCAAAAATTATTCCTGGTAATGAAACTCGTACACATAATATGTTTAATGCTTTTATTGAAATGGGTGTAGAAGTTTTTATTGATGAAATGGAGTATATTCATGCTTCTGGGCATCCAGTAAAAGCAGAATTAAAAGAAATGTATTCTTTGATAAAACCTAGAATGTCTATTCCAGTTCATGGTGAATATATTCATACACATGCTCATGTAAAATTTGCTAGAGAATGTGGTGTAGAAAAAGCAATAATGGTTATGTCAGGTGATATTGTTAATTTAGAGAGTGGGGAAAAAGTTGATTCGATTGATGTTGAATATTTTGGTATTGACGGTATGTTGTTGCGTTGTCCAGAAAGTAGTGTTATAAAGATGCGTAGAAGGATGAGGGATGCTGGCGCTGTTGTAGTGACAGCGGTTGTAAATAAGAAAAATAAATTGCTTGCTAAGCCGAAAGTGTTTGCTCCTGGTGTTTTTGAGATCTCAAAAGATGCGGCTATCATACAGAGGATTGTAAAAACTGTCGAGTTAGCGTTTGGACTACAATCAACAAAAAAAATAAGGGATAAAATTGAAAGCTCAATATTTAGCATTTTAAGAGAGTATTTATTAAAAAGACCTGTAATTAAAGTTCAGATAGAACAAATATAAGTGAGTGAAAGTGTGTATTTTTTAGTTTATGTTTATATTATTTATTTTATTATTTTGCCATTTTGTCATCAAATTTGCTTATTTATTTTAAATAAAATCATTTTCTCCTTTTATTAGAGAATTTTTTAAAATAAAAGTATAAGAAAGTAATGTAATAAAAATATGATTATAAAATCATTAAATTTACGGAGAACATTGAGATAAATTTATATATTTCATGCTATGGTGGAGAATAATTATTTTGAGATATTTTAGTTTGTATAATCTTAATTTTTGGTTCATCATGTTATAATTTTTGTTTTTATTGTAAATTGAAGTATATATTACTGCATCAATTTATTTTAAATAAATAATTTAGAGTTATGAAAATGTGTAAGATTACTTTACAATTTATCTTATCTCTGATAAAGTTTTACTGTTATTGTATAAGTAAATTAAAAAAGGTTCTCTTAAAGAGAGATAGAATAAATATTATGCTTTATAGTTTTCCGCTAAAGTTTTATAGTGATGAGTTTGTTTTTATTTATCAAAATGAATTTGATGCATTTTATTAAAATTTCCTGATTTTAATTACTAGATAATCTGTGTGTTGTAGTTATATATTTTATTAATAATTTCGCGATTATGGGGTTAATAAGCGGAAATGCTTTAGTAAATTCAAGAGCGCCATATGTTGATGCAGTAAAAATTATGTTTTCTGGTGATTGGCACTTAATTATCTCTATCGTTGCATCTATTTTTTGTATTAGTAGTTTAAATGCCTGGATATTGTTTAATGGACAAATTGCTGTTGGTCTTGCTGAGGATAAATTTATACCGCAATTTTTTGCTAAAAAAAATAGATACGATTCTCCCTTTTTAGGAATAATAGTTAGTTCGATTGGAACTGCAATTTTATTGATTTTTACATCAAGCAAAAATTTTGTTCAACAAATTATTAAAATAACAGTTATAATTATATATGGAAATATTATAGAAAGTAATTTATAGTTTATCTTTTTTTTAGAAAGTATATTTCTTATTTTGATATTGCAAATGCAATTTTAAAAGCTTAATCTAAAACATAAATTTTATTTATTAACTTCATAAGTTGGGTTTGTTTGACTTTTATGAAAAGTAGAGAGTTTTACACAAACAAGATAGGCTTTTTAACTACTTTAGCGTTAGTGATTAATAGTCAAATTGGTTCTGGAATTTTTATGTTGCCAAATAGTCTTGCACCTTATGGAATTTATAGTCTTGTAGGTTGGATAATATCAGGAGCTGGTGCTATATCTCTTGCGTTAGTATTTGCTATGTTATGTGCTAAGTTTCCAGAAACTGGAGGTCCATATATTTATGTGAAACATACTTTTGGTTCTACTGTAGCTTTTTTTGTTGGTTGGACATATTGGGTAAGTTCATGGGTTAGTACAACAGCATTAATAGTTATAGGAATTGGTTATCTTACACCATTTTTTCATGAAAATATTCAAAATACGCGTTTACTTTTGGAATTATTGTTGCTTGTGATCATTACATTAACAAGTTTAAGAGGAATAGCCATTACTGGACGTATTGAGTTTTTGTTTACAATTATAAAAATTACTGTATTGCTTGTAATATCTGTTGCAGCGTTATTTTTTTTTGATAAAAATAATTTTATTATAAGTGAGGAAATTTCAAATCTTACGGTATCGCAGGTTCTTGCTCGTTCTGTACTTCTTACTATGTGGTGTTTTATAGGACTTGAGTCTGTGACGGTACCTGCTGGATTGATTGATAATTCAAAAAGAACTATACCAAAAGCTATAGTACTAGGTACAATCTGTGTTGTAGTTATATATTTTATTAATAATTTCGCGATTATGGGGTTAATAAGCGGAAATGCTTTAGTAAATTCAAGAGCGCCATATGTTGATGCAGTAAAAATTATGTTTTCTGGTGATTGGCACTTAATTATCTCTATCGTTGCATCTATTTTTTGTATTAGTAGTTTAAATGCCTGGATATTGTTTAATGGACAAATTGCTGTTGGTCTTGCTGAGGATAAATTTATACCGCAATTTTTTGCTAAAAAAAATAGATACGATTCTCCCTTTTTAGGAATAATAGTTAGTTCGATTGGAACTGCAATTTTATTGATTTTTACATCAAGCAAAAATTTTGTTCAACAAATTACTTTAATTATTGATTTTTCTGTAGTTTCATTTTTATTTATTTATCTTATATGTAGTTTTGCTTTTTTAAAAATTATCAGAAAGGAAGGAAATTGTTATAGGTTTTTGATTAGCGGTATAGCAATAATTTTTTGTTGCTGGATAATATTTGAAATCCCTGTGAGTACCCTGTTAACTACAAGCTTATTTACAATAAGTGGAATACCCTTTTATTTGTTTTATATTATTTCGAAGCATCTTTTTAAGGTTTCATAGAATCTTTCTTAATCATGGTGAGAATGGGTTTTCTCGTATTAGAAGAAATTATTGTTCTTTACTTTGTTAAAATTTTGAATATTCTTCAATAAATAGAATTGCAATAATTTACTATGTTATTTGTAACTGTAGTTTATAATAAGTATGAGAAGAGCTTTAATATCGGTTTATGATAAAACTAATATAGTTGATCTTGCTTCATTTTTAATGAAACAACAAATAGAAATTCTCTCAACTGGAAATACCTATAAAGTATTATTTAATGCAGGAATAAAAACGCAGGAAGTTTCGGACTATCTACAATTTCCAGAAATATTAGGCGGCAGAGTAAAGACCCTGCATCCTAAGATTTATGGAGGATTATTGTATAATCAAAATAAAAAAGAAATACGAGATTTAGGGATTAAACCAATAGACTTGCTTATAGTTAATTTATATCCATTTTTAGAAGCAATAAATAGTAATTTGGATGAAAGCGAAATTATAGAACAAATTGATATTGGTGGAGTAGCTTTAATTAGAGCCGCAGCAAAAAATTTTCATTTTATTTCGGTTATTTCTAGCATTCAAGATTATGAAATCTTAAAAGCTGAGATGATTAAAAATCGTAATAAAATAACACTTGAATACAGAAAACACCTAGCAACTAAAGCATTTGCTCTTACCTCGTATTATGATTTTAATATTTATAATTGGTTTTTTTCTAAAAAAAATAGAAGTGAAAATAGTGAAGAATTACCAGAATTTTTTGCTTTATATGGATGTAAAACACAAAAACTTAGATATGGAGAAAATCCACATCAAAAAGCTGCCTTTTATAGTAATCAGTTTACAAAATATCCATTGGAAAAAATACATGGAAAAGAATTAAGTTATAATAATATAATAGATATAGAGTCTGCACTTAGTTTAATTCTTAAATTTCATGAACCTGCAACAGTTATAGTAAAGCATAATAATCCATGCGGAGCAGCAGTTGGTAATAGTGTTCTAGAGGCATGTGAAAAAGCTTTATCGTGTGATAAAATAAGTAATTTTGGTGGTATAGTTGCATTAAACCGAGAAATAGACTTAGAGTTAGCTGAAAAATTAATTAAGATTTTCTTAGAGGTAATAATATCACCATCGATAAGCGATGAAGCTCTAAAAGTCTTGCAAAAAAAGAAAAGTTTAAGAATAGTTATTTATAATTATTTTTTTCAGAAAAATTCAAAATACCAGATCAGGAATGTCACTGGTGGTTTTTTATTGCAGGATAATAGTAGCGATGTTTTAAAATTAGAAAAAATAGCTCAAGTAACAAAACGTACTGCAACAGAAAGAGAAAAAGAAAATCTTATTTTTGCTTGGAAAATATGTATGCATGTAAAATCTAATGCGATAGTGATAGCAAGAGATGGTTGTACTGTTGGTATTGGTGCAGGACAAACAAGCAGGATAGATAGCGTAAATATCGCAGTTAAAAAAGCTGGTAATAGGTGCAAGGATGCGGTGCTCGCTTCAGATGCATTTTTTCCGTTTTCAGATAGTATAATAAAAAGTGTAAGGCATGGAATTACAGCCATAATTCAGCCTGGTGGTTCTATAAATGACCAAGATATAATAGCGGTTGCAAATGAAAATGGAATTGCTATGTTTTTTACAGGTATTCGTAGTTTCGTCCATTAATTTTATGTTTTTATGAGAAGAATATATTTTATATATTTGCTTATTTATATTTAGATAACACGAAGTAGTTTACAGTTGGTTTTTAATATGATATTAATAAAAACTGAGTTGGATTTTATCTTTTATTCCTTGGTAGCTCAGTGGTAGAGCAGTTGGCTGTTAACCAATTGGTCGCTGGTTCGAATCCGGCCCGAGGAGCTCTATTTATGAATATAATGAAATGGTATGGTATATTATTATATAGTTTTGGTAAAATTATATATATAACTTAGTATTCAAATTTATTGATTTTTGGATTTTATAGTAGAAACTGATTTCGTCCCTTCTTTAAGATAGAAGAATTCTATTTAAGTATTCTTGTCTAAATGAATCAAAAATTATATGTAAAACGATAAGAATTAAAATTTTCATAATAAAAACATTAAGTTGTGATTAAAATTCATATTTTGATATGAGAAATCAAAACGATTTTATTAGC comes from Wolbachia endosymbiont of Menacanthus eurysternus and encodes:
- a CDS encoding amino acid permease; this encodes MYFINNFAIMGLISGNALVNSRAPYVDAVKIMFSGDWHLIISIVASIFCISSLNAWILFNGQIAVGLAEDKFIPQFFAKKNRYDSPFLGIIVSSIGTAILLIFTSSKNFVQQIIKITVIIIYGNIIESNL
- a CDS encoding exopolysaccharide biosynthesis protein, translating into MQESEKLTSDLLKEIAHTESYGDEKITLFDIKAALHERGFGILIIIFSLPLSVPIPVPPGYTTIFSIPLILLSLQFLLGFNSPWMPCWLEKRSFQRSTLAFVVEKTFSSFKRIESFMKPRMFFIFCRLGEKILAFIMLLCALSIAIPLPLTNFIPAIGTILISLGIVNRDGFLSILGVLISLCGLLLTVIVIVKGPQLLFGAFSFLKSFIYG
- the purH gene encoding bifunctional phosphoribosylaminoimidazolecarboxamide formyltransferase/IMP cyclohydrolase, translated to MSMRRALISVYDKTNIVDLASFLMKQQIEILSTGNTYKVLFNAGIKTQEVSDYLQFPEILGGRVKTLHPKIYGGLLYNQNKKEIRDLGIKPIDLLIVNLYPFLEAINSNLDESEIIEQIDIGGVALIRAAAKNFHFISVISSIQDYEILKAEMIKNRNKITLEYRKHLATKAFALTSYYDFNIYNWFFSKKNRSENSEELPEFFALYGCKTQKLRYGENPHQKAAFYSNQFTKYPLEKIHGKELSYNNIIDIESALSLILKFHEPATVIVKHNNPCGAAVGNSVLEACEKALSCDKISNFGGIVALNREIDLELAEKLIKIFLEVIISPSISDEALKVLQKKKSLRIVIYNYFFQKNSKYQIRNVTGGFLLQDNSSDVLKLEKIAQVTKRTATEREKENLIFAWKICMHVKSNAIVIARDGCTVGIGAGQTSRIDSVNIAVKKAGNRCKDAVLASDAFFPFSDSIIKSVRHGITAIIQPGGSINDQDIIAVANENGIAMFFTGIRSFVH
- a CDS encoding twin-arginine translocase TatA/TatE family subunit; amino-acid sequence: MSLGPWQLFLVLIIILVLFGAGRLPQVMSDLGKGIRNLKQELKDSEKLSSNEPDR
- a CDS encoding amino acid permease; its protein translation is MKSREFYTNKIGFLTTLALVINSQIGSGIFMLPNSLAPYGIYSLVGWIISGAGAISLALVFAMLCAKFPETGGPYIYVKHTFGSTVAFFVGWTYWVSSWVSTTALIVIGIGYLTPFFHENIQNTRLLLELLLLVIITLTSLRGIAITGRIEFLFTIIKITVLLVISVAALFFFDKNNFIISEEISNLTVSQVLARSVLLTMWCFIGLESVTVPAGLIDNSKRTIPKAIVLGTICVVVIYFINNFAIMGLISGNALVNSRAPYVDAVKIMFSGDWHLIISIVASIFCISSLNAWILFNGQIAVGLAEDKFIPQFFAKKNRYDSPFLGIIVSSIGTAILLIFTSSKNFVQQITLIIDFSVVSFLFIYLICSFAFLKIIRKEGNCYRFLISGIAIIFCCWIIFEIPVSTLLTTSLFTISGIPFYLFYIISKHLFKVS
- a CDS encoding ribonuclease J, coding for MGINKSKFLFLPLGGVGRIGMNVSLYHYQGKWIMVDLGIGFADETMPGIELLVVDVNFISQRKKDLLGIIITHAHEDHCGAIPYLWEELRCPVYTTKFTVNFLKEKLKEFQLESIVPVKEVDINGKINLDPFIIEFINVTHSIPEAHSILISTDVGSVLHTGDWKFDPKPVVGLVSNINRLKEAGDKGNLLAAICDSTNILSKHNPESEGEIYNNIYNIIRKSKKLVAVSLFASNVARIETIRRIAKALDRKVVLLGKSLWRIVKVAQDSGYLINSIEFCKARDIKNFPRDRLLLICTGCQGEPMAATSKLANNNHCIFRMQRGDTLIFSSKIIPGNETRTHNMFNAFIEMGVEVFIDEMEYIHASGHPVKAELKEMYSLIKPRMSIPVHGEYIHTHAHVKFARECGVEKAIMVMSGDIVNLESGEKVDSIDVEYFGIDGMLLRCPESSVIKMRRRMRDAGAVVVTAVVNKKNKLLAKPKVFAPGVFEISKDAAIIQRIVKTVELAFGLQSTKKIRDKIESSIFSILREYLLKRPVIKVQIEQI
- a CDS encoding DedA family protein, with amino-acid sequence MENYFLLFTDSLMSSLILPVYQGFVFRTMLYFRLYYNPLLILFFGIFGSSLGGVINWYLGKMTIFVRKLFHKMSNEYKTPKIVTNLLICAVVLFFSWVPVFGSVIQILSGYFRSNFRVFALLTILSNFFHLLYLIITIC